In Sporosarcina sp. PTS2304, a genomic segment contains:
- a CDS encoding NETI motif-containing protein, which translates to MSKKKIWFDRQENETLEDCFERIQRLGYTVVARREKPLFEQVGEDYIPVKQLTQFQAIKNS; encoded by the coding sequence ATGAGTAAAAAGAAAATATGGTTTGATCGCCAAGAGAACGAAACGTTGGAAGATTGCTTTGAACGTATTCAGCGTTTAGGCTACACAGTTGTTGCCAGAAGAGAAAAGCCGTTGTTTGAACAAGTAGGTGAAGATTATATTCCTGTGAAACAACTTACGCAGTTTCAAGCAATCAAAAATAGCTAA
- a CDS encoding DUF2179 domain-containing protein: protein MGMVLLIFVINIVYVSFSTLRLILTLKGYRYIAAFVSMIEIVVYVIGLGLVLDNLEEIQNLIAYALGFGSGVVVGTKIEERLALGYITVNVITADINKEMTAELRRLGYGVTDWAANGLSGSRSTMQILTPRKYELQLYKTITEIDPKAFIISYEPKSIHGGFWVKSVKKGKLFK from the coding sequence ATGGGAATGGTTCTACTTATATTTGTAATAAATATAGTGTATGTATCCTTTTCTACGTTACGTTTAATACTAACGTTGAAGGGATATCGATACATAGCCGCTTTTGTGAGTATGATCGAAATAGTCGTGTATGTTATTGGATTAGGGTTAGTGCTAGATAACTTGGAGGAAATTCAAAACTTAATCGCATATGCGTTAGGTTTCGGTTCTGGTGTGGTCGTTGGAACAAAAATTGAAGAAAGACTTGCGCTAGGGTATATAACGGTCAATGTAATTACTGCGGATATTAATAAAGAGATGACTGCTGAACTTCGACGTTTAGGATATGGAGTGACCGACTGGGCTGCCAATGGATTAAGTGGTAGCCGCTCGACTATGCAAATCCTTACACCTCGGAAATACGAGTTGCAATTGTATAAAACTATAACAGAAATTGATCCAAAAGCTTTCATTATATCGTATGAACCTAAATCTATTCATGGCGGTTTTTGGGTCAAGAGTGTGAAAAAAGGGAAGTTGTTTAAATGA
- a CDS encoding NCS2 family permease: MKKYFEFEKLGTNYRREIIGGITTFLAMAYILAVNPIMLSLDVIPDLPDSMRMDKGAVFVATALAAAVGTLFMGLIAKYPIGLAPGMGLNAFFAFTVVLTYGIPWQTGLTGVLFSGLIFIVLSLTGLRELIINAIPAQLKFAVGAGIGLFITFLGLQNAQIIVGDENTLVGLGDLTAGPTLLTIFGLVITVIMMVRKIKGAIFYGMIMTTILGMAVSLIDIPHKVVDKIPPVTPTFGAAFDAIFNDPASLMTTQFLVIVITFLFVDFFDTAGTLVAVATQAGLMKDNKLPRAGKALLADSLATVTGAVMGTSTTTSYIESTAGVAAGAKTGFASIVTALLFLLALFFSPLLLVITPAVTAPALIIVGVLMVSTLGNIEWTRFEIAVPAFFTIIAMPLTYSIATGIAIGFVFYPITMLFSGRRKEIHPIMYGLFIIFILYFIFIE, from the coding sequence ATGAAAAAATACTTTGAGTTTGAAAAGCTAGGTACCAATTATCGTCGTGAAATAATCGGTGGAATCACTACATTTTTAGCAATGGCTTATATTTTGGCTGTCAATCCGATCATGTTATCGTTGGATGTTATTCCGGATTTACCTGATTCTATGAGAATGGATAAGGGAGCAGTTTTCGTTGCTACGGCACTTGCCGCTGCGGTTGGTACATTATTTATGGGACTAATCGCCAAGTATCCAATTGGTTTAGCACCTGGAATGGGGTTAAATGCATTTTTCGCATTTACAGTAGTACTTACTTACGGCATTCCTTGGCAAACCGGTTTAACAGGTGTGCTATTTTCAGGATTAATATTTATCGTTCTTTCATTAACTGGACTACGTGAATTAATTATAAATGCTATTCCGGCACAACTCAAATTTGCAGTAGGCGCAGGGATTGGATTATTCATTACATTTCTTGGATTGCAAAATGCGCAAATTATTGTAGGAGATGAAAATACCTTAGTTGGTTTAGGTGATCTAACCGCAGGCCCTACATTGTTGACGATATTCGGATTAGTAATAACTGTTATTATGATGGTTCGTAAAATTAAAGGTGCAATTTTTTATGGAATGATTATGACTACTATTTTGGGGATGGCGGTAAGTCTAATTGACATACCACACAAAGTAGTAGACAAAATCCCACCTGTCACACCGACGTTTGGCGCTGCATTTGACGCGATCTTTAATGATCCCGCTTCATTAATGACAACTCAATTTCTTGTGATCGTTATTACTTTCTTATTTGTCGACTTTTTCGATACAGCAGGTACATTAGTAGCTGTTGCAACACAGGCAGGGCTTATGAAAGACAACAAACTTCCGCGTGCGGGCAAAGCGTTACTTGCAGATTCGTTAGCCACTGTAACGGGAGCGGTAATGGGGACGTCAACTACGACTTCTTACATTGAGTCTACAGCAGGAGTTGCCGCAGGTGCTAAAACAGGCTTTGCTTCTATAGTAACAGCACTATTATTTTTACTGGCATTATTTTTCTCTCCACTGCTTCTTGTCATTACACCAGCAGTCACTGCACCGGCTTTGATCATTGTAGGGGTGTTGATGGTCTCAACGTTAGGAAATATTGAATGGACTCGCTTTGAAATCGCAGTTCCGGCTTTCTTTACGATCATTGCTATGCCGCTGACGTATAGTATTGCAACAGGAATCGCAATCGGTTTCGTGTTTTATCCTATTACGATGTTGTTTAGCGGGCGACGGAAAGAAATTCATCCGATCATGTATGGTTTGTTTATCATATTCATTTTGTACTTTATCTTTATTGAATAG
- the guaA gene encoding glutamine-hydrolyzing GMP synthase, which translates to MSNAPLLVEQEKMVVLDYGSTYNQLFTRTIREFGVYSELHAHTTTVEEIKKMNPVGIVLSGGTASFEDVTAYDIDPEIFNLGIPVLGISYGTQLIVNHLGGAIEKIEDNVGKTEEITIDHTSSMFAGQTEKQNVFVSHSANITQLPEGFKATAKDSAGNIAAISNDEQQVYAIQFHPEVHHSEYGKAFLRHFIFEVCKAKGDWTMDRFIEIEVEKIRSTVGDRKVLCALSGGVDSSVVAALIDRAIGDQLTCIFVDHGLLRKGEVESVVKTFSEQFSMNFIKVDARKRFLDKLAGVTDPEQKRKIIGNEFIYVFDEESAKLDGIKFLAQGTIYADIIESGTATSATIKSHHNVGGLPEDMDFELIEPLRALFKDEVRAVGAELGLPEEIVNRQPFPGPGLGVRVLGEITEDKLEIVRDADWILRDEIAKAGLDRAIWQYFAVLPNIRSVGVRNEARSYDYAIGIRAVHSVDGMTADWARIPWDVLEKISTRITTEVDQVNRVVYDITAKPPGTIEWE; encoded by the coding sequence TTGTCAAATGCTCCTTTGCTAGTCGAACAAGAAAAAATGGTGGTACTCGATTACGGTAGTACGTATAATCAGCTCTTCACGCGAACAATCCGTGAATTTGGTGTATACAGTGAATTACATGCGCATACTACGACTGTTGAAGAAATTAAGAAGATGAATCCAGTAGGTATCGTACTATCCGGTGGAACCGCATCTTTCGAAGATGTTACAGCGTATGATATCGACCCAGAGATTTTCAATTTAGGAATTCCGGTATTGGGAATCAGCTATGGAACGCAATTAATCGTGAATCATTTAGGAGGCGCGATTGAAAAGATTGAAGATAATGTCGGAAAAACGGAAGAGATTACTATAGATCACACTTCTTCTATGTTTGCTGGTCAAACAGAAAAACAAAATGTCTTTGTCTCACACAGTGCGAACATTACGCAACTGCCTGAAGGATTCAAAGCGACAGCGAAAGATTCTGCTGGAAACATCGCAGCTATTTCAAATGACGAGCAACAAGTCTATGCAATTCAATTTCATCCAGAAGTACATCATTCAGAGTACGGCAAAGCATTTTTGCGCCACTTCATTTTTGAAGTTTGTAAAGCAAAAGGTGACTGGACGATGGATCGTTTCATAGAAATTGAAGTAGAAAAGATCCGCTCGACTGTTGGTGACCGTAAAGTGCTATGTGCATTAAGTGGTGGTGTTGACTCTTCAGTAGTAGCTGCTCTAATCGATCGTGCAATTGGCGATCAGTTAACATGTATTTTTGTTGATCACGGCTTGCTTCGTAAAGGAGAGGTCGAAAGTGTAGTAAAAACATTTAGCGAACAGTTTAGCATGAACTTTATTAAAGTAGATGCACGTAAACGGTTTTTGGACAAGCTGGCGGGTGTAACAGACCCCGAGCAAAAACGTAAAATCATCGGTAATGAATTCATCTATGTATTCGATGAAGAGTCTGCTAAATTAGATGGCATCAAGTTCTTAGCGCAAGGTACTATTTACGCAGACATTATTGAAAGTGGAACTGCTACGTCCGCAACTATTAAATCTCACCATAACGTTGGCGGATTACCGGAAGATATGGATTTCGAATTGATCGAGCCTCTTCGCGCACTATTTAAAGACGAAGTTCGTGCAGTAGGTGCGGAACTTGGCTTGCCTGAGGAAATTGTTAATCGTCAACCGTTCCCAGGCCCTGGTCTTGGTGTACGGGTACTCGGTGAAATTACGGAAGATAAACTGGAAATTGTCCGTGATGCAGATTGGATTTTACGTGATGAAATTGCTAAAGCAGGACTCGATCGCGCGATTTGGCAGTATTTCGCCGTTTTACCGAATATCCGCAGTGTAGGTGTCCGTAATGAAGCTCGTTCGTATGATTATGCTATTGGAATTAGAGCAGTTCATTCCGTAGATGGTATGACAGCTGATTGGGCACGCATACCTTGGGACGTTCTGGAGAAAATCAGCACACGCATTACAACTGAAGTCGACCAAGTCAATCGCGTCGTTTATGATATCACTGCGAAGCCACCTGGCACGATCGAGTGGGAATAA
- a CDS encoding transglutaminase domain-containing protein, whose translation MMKKSRLNRKALMFLFGLSIVLLWEWFIPIMHLTDFGHASLFFIYLLLFFILALVNVAWWISASVQVLYILWAIHYIYFGQLPFSFDTFSMFVVEMKQNILLVVQGEVSELSNMFRTFLLFVLLWMIAYLIRYWIEVRHSMMMFFVLTVLFVALLDTFSPYDGSASIIRIMIIGLLLVGFVTLLRLMSEAGVSIRSKRLLRLSLPLLLLVLLVGLFAKSAPVHPPAWPDPVPYLLSLAGVGKDEQGKGVSKAGYDPDDSQLGGAFVQDHQLVFEAAVEKRQYWRIETKDTYTSKGWIQNEEEETEILRTNENLWGSETVKPSYARLQFSEKLPFLVMPYGTKKLLYPEPLSIMHEIAANRLYLLMGVQEELLQYEVEYVTPVYTLSELRRPEMLAFETVPENLNSYMQLPENLPQRVKDLAQSITENEISVYDKVKAVEQYFKRNGFTYETQNVAVPDDTQDYVDQFLFDTKKGYCDNFSTSMAVMLRSAGIPTRWVKGFAPGELSYKASGKSVYRVTNDEAHSWVEAYIPEFGWIPFEPTIGFTHPTDIRMDVKEPAEQEQIVKQPEKPKADKDQSVQKSSSSLQLVQKIKESVIWFFTQWWVYGAFMLVLAVGMILIYRRRKYWLPKWAVRKLRKQADGWQKFEQQYNQLLRQLHRAGIPKEAGMTLSHYAKIVDEKYGSDRMRLLTRSYEEGIYGNDRHSHEWHKLNKVWEDLIINTIC comes from the coding sequence ATGATGAAGAAAAGTCGTTTGAATAGGAAAGCTCTTATGTTTTTGTTTGGTTTAAGCATCGTCCTTTTATGGGAGTGGTTTATTCCTATCATGCACTTAACGGATTTCGGACATGCTTCGCTGTTCTTTATTTACTTATTGTTATTTTTTATTCTTGCATTAGTAAATGTTGCGTGGTGGATTAGTGCATCAGTACAAGTGTTGTACATTTTATGGGCTATTCACTACATCTATTTCGGTCAACTGCCGTTTTCTTTCGATACGTTTTCGATGTTTGTCGTAGAAATGAAACAAAATATACTGCTAGTAGTTCAAGGTGAAGTAAGCGAATTATCCAATATGTTCCGTACGTTTCTTCTATTCGTTTTACTATGGATGATAGCATACTTAATTCGTTATTGGATCGAAGTACGTCATAGTATGATGATGTTTTTTGTGTTAACCGTATTGTTTGTTGCTTTACTCGATACGTTTAGTCCGTATGATGGGTCTGCCTCTATTATACGAATTATGATTATTGGTTTACTTCTCGTAGGGTTTGTTACACTGCTTCGTTTAATGAGTGAAGCAGGGGTATCTATTCGTTCAAAGCGGTTACTGCGTTTATCGTTGCCTTTACTGCTTTTAGTATTACTTGTTGGGTTATTCGCCAAAAGTGCACCCGTTCATCCACCAGCTTGGCCGGATCCTGTACCTTATTTATTGTCATTAGCGGGTGTGGGTAAAGATGAACAGGGGAAGGGAGTTTCAAAAGCGGGTTATGATCCAGACGACTCTCAACTTGGTGGAGCTTTCGTTCAGGATCATCAACTAGTATTTGAAGCTGCTGTAGAGAAACGTCAATATTGGCGAATTGAAACGAAGGATACATACACTTCAAAAGGTTGGATTCAGAACGAAGAAGAAGAAACAGAAATTTTACGTACCAATGAAAATTTGTGGGGTTCGGAGACTGTCAAGCCGTCATACGCAAGACTGCAGTTTAGCGAAAAATTACCGTTTCTTGTGATGCCATATGGCACGAAGAAACTGCTTTATCCTGAACCATTGTCTATTATGCATGAAATAGCGGCCAATCGTTTATATTTACTGATGGGTGTTCAAGAAGAATTATTACAATACGAAGTGGAATATGTCACACCTGTCTATACACTTTCTGAGTTACGTAGACCTGAAATGTTGGCATTTGAGACTGTTCCTGAAAATCTGAATAGTTACATGCAATTACCCGAAAACTTACCGCAACGTGTCAAAGATTTGGCGCAATCAATTACAGAAAATGAAATCAGTGTATACGATAAAGTGAAAGCGGTAGAACAATATTTTAAAAGAAATGGATTCACTTATGAAACACAGAACGTTGCTGTACCAGATGATACACAAGACTATGTAGATCAGTTTTTATTCGATACGAAAAAAGGATATTGTGATAACTTTTCAACTTCCATGGCGGTCATGCTTCGTTCGGCAGGTATTCCTACTCGTTGGGTAAAAGGGTTTGCTCCGGGAGAATTGTCTTATAAAGCTTCCGGGAAAAGTGTGTATCGAGTAACGAATGATGAAGCGCATTCATGGGTTGAAGCCTATATACCTGAGTTTGGCTGGATACCCTTCGAACCGACAATTGGTTTTACGCATCCAACCGATATTAGGATGGATGTTAAAGAGCCTGCTGAACAAGAACAAATAGTTAAACAACCAGAAAAACCAAAAGCGGACAAAGACCAGTCAGTGCAAAAGAGCAGTTCATCACTCCAACTAGTTCAAAAAATAAAGGAAAGCGTGATATGGTTCTTTACTCAATGGTGGGTGTATGGTGCATTCATGTTAGTACTTGCAGTGGGTATGATTCTGATATATCGCCGCCGAAAGTATTGGCTTCCTAAATGGGCTGTGCGCAAACTACGTAAACAAGCGGATGGCTGGCAAAAGTTTGAACAGCAGTACAATCAACTGTTACGACAACTTCATCGTGCAGGTATACCGAAAGAAGCTGGCATGACACTCTCACACTATGCGAAGATCGTAGACGAAAAATATGGAAGCGATCGTATGCGTTTGTTGACGCGATCTTATGAGGAAGGAATCTACGGCAACGATCGACACTCACATGAATGGCACAAGTTGAATAAAGTGTGGGAAGATTTAATTATTAATACTATTTGTTGA
- a CDS encoding DUF58 domain-containing protein gives MKRIESVGRIVGVLCIGGIAFAFAKFQGGFVSWFIFYMILPFITYSIALYLYPLRDFTVDRQVNSNQVMNNGKVLVQLTVKRKWPFPLLYTMITDYRQFSIKQRTSQRMVLVGFRREYSFAYTLTNIPRGEHILSHAEIEVVDFFNWIRKSRSFPVRDVFLVYPKLTELVYESSASGMSEGRKLSSYIQAKDATMPSSVREYTTGDRLSWIHWKSFARTNKLMTKEFDDQQSQQYMLLLDCEPSNTFEVVVEFAASFLVTARQHQAGLTLLLADQQSFAIRSADQMEQALVHLAKIQPHQTINLSLPEGSIDKEDSLFVITGYLRMEFIKRVLEEYRRPSAITCFVAVDERSLTEDFNQKVKQAREMGINIRLISRNDLSAALKKAVT, from the coding sequence ATGAAACGAATAGAATCAGTTGGACGAATTGTGGGAGTCTTATGCATTGGCGGTATAGCTTTTGCCTTTGCAAAGTTCCAAGGCGGGTTTGTTAGTTGGTTTATTTTCTACATGATTTTACCTTTTATTACATATTCAATTGCACTTTACTTGTATCCGTTACGAGATTTTACTGTCGATAGACAAGTCAATTCAAATCAAGTGATGAATAATGGAAAAGTATTGGTGCAACTAACTGTAAAAAGAAAATGGCCGTTTCCGTTATTGTATACAATGATTACTGATTACAGGCAATTCTCCATAAAACAACGCACGAGTCAGCGGATGGTGTTAGTAGGTTTTCGGAGAGAATATTCATTTGCCTATACATTGACAAATATACCGCGCGGTGAACATATATTATCGCATGCTGAAATTGAAGTTGTAGATTTTTTCAACTGGATTCGAAAAAGCCGAAGTTTTCCCGTGAGAGATGTATTTCTAGTCTATCCCAAACTGACGGAGCTAGTTTACGAATCATCTGCTTCAGGAATGAGCGAAGGTCGAAAGTTATCTTCCTACATACAGGCGAAAGATGCAACGATGCCTTCTAGCGTCAGGGAGTATACGACGGGTGATCGTTTGTCTTGGATTCATTGGAAATCTTTTGCACGGACGAATAAATTGATGACAAAAGAATTTGATGATCAGCAGTCTCAGCAATATATGTTGCTACTGGACTGTGAACCTTCTAATACGTTCGAAGTTGTCGTAGAATTCGCAGCGTCTTTCCTCGTAACGGCTAGACAACATCAAGCAGGTCTTACGCTATTGCTTGCTGACCAACAATCTTTCGCGATACGTTCAGCCGATCAAATGGAGCAAGCGCTAGTTCACTTGGCGAAAATTCAACCGCATCAAACGATTAACTTATCTTTGCCTGAAGGATCGATCGACAAAGAAGATTCATTGTTCGTCATCACAGGATATCTTCGAATGGAGTTTATCAAACGTGTGCTAGAAGAGTATCGAAGACCTTCTGCGATTACTTGTTTCGTGGCAGTTGACGAGCGGTCGTTAACAGAAGATTTCAATCAGAAAGTTAAACAAGCGAGAGAAATGGGTATTAACATTCGGCTGATCAGTCGTAACGATTTATCTGCGGCGCTGAAAAAGGCGGTGACATGA
- a CDS encoding MoxR family ATPase — translation MHSRWIEEVLMNIEKVIVGKREIAELSITALLAGGHVLLEDVPGVGKTMLVRALATTIGAQFKRIQFTPDLLPSDVSGVSVYNPQTMQFEFRPGPLIGNIILADEINRTSPKTQSALLEGMEESSITVDGTTIQLPKPFFVMATQNPIEYEGTYPLPEAQLDRFIFKLKMGYPTKLQEMDILKRAERQLPIEQIQSVLTISELVELQRQVQEVIVDDTIVSYIVDCAEATRQHESISLGVSPRGSLSLMKACQAYAFIRGRSYVLPDDVQYLAPFAFSHRLILHPQAKYEGIDPIEIIQQVLQQIEVPVHRSTI, via the coding sequence ATGCATTCACGGTGGATTGAAGAAGTATTGATGAATATAGAGAAAGTAATTGTCGGAAAGCGTGAAATTGCCGAGCTGAGTATAACTGCATTGCTTGCTGGCGGTCACGTATTGCTAGAAGACGTGCCAGGCGTTGGTAAAACGATGTTAGTCAGAGCGCTTGCCACGACGATTGGGGCTCAATTTAAAAGAATCCAATTTACACCGGACTTATTGCCATCTGATGTATCAGGGGTTTCCGTATATAATCCACAAACGATGCAATTTGAATTCCGGCCAGGTCCATTGATCGGGAATATTATTTTAGCAGATGAAATAAACCGTACGTCACCTAAGACACAATCTGCATTATTGGAAGGAATGGAAGAATCGTCAATTACGGTAGATGGTACAACGATTCAGTTACCAAAGCCGTTTTTTGTGATGGCGACGCAAAATCCCATCGAATATGAAGGAACTTATCCATTACCGGAAGCGCAACTAGATCGCTTTATATTCAAATTAAAAATGGGGTATCCAACGAAGTTGCAAGAAATGGATATTTTAAAACGAGCTGAACGCCAATTACCAATTGAACAAATTCAGTCTGTCTTGACAATAAGTGAATTAGTAGAGTTGCAACGACAAGTACAGGAAGTAATTGTAGATGATACGATTGTTTCTTACATCGTTGATTGTGCGGAAGCGACACGTCAACATGAATCGATCTCGTTAGGTGTCAGCCCACGGGGTTCATTATCTTTGATGAAGGCATGCCAAGCCTACGCATTCATCAGAGGACGTTCCTATGTTTTACCGGATGACGTACAATATTTGGCGCCATTCGCTTTTTCCCATAGATTAATTTTGCATCCGCAAGCAAAATATGAAGGGATCGATCCTATAGAAATCATACAGCAAGTATTACAGCAGATTGAAGTGCCGGTGCATAGGTCCACTATATGA
- the nadE gene encoding ammonia-dependent NAD(+) synthetase — protein sequence MKWYKTTQTDKEVGTLTLQQEIIQALRVKPEIDPQQEIRTSIDFLKAYMKKNTFLQGMTLGISGGQDSTLVGKLAQMAVNELNEEEGTEVYRFYAVRLPYGVQFDEEDCQDALRFIRPSVVYTVDIKDAVDASERTLKLAGVQISDFDKGNEKARERMKAQYSIAAVHHAVVLGSDHAAEAITGFYTKFGDGAADLMPIYRLNKRQGKQLLHALNCPPHLYEKIPTADLEGNKPAIADEIALGVTYDEIDDYLEGKEVSEEAQKQIEGHYLRSAHKRHLPITIFDDFWK from the coding sequence ATGAAATGGTACAAAACTACACAAACAGATAAGGAAGTGGGAACGTTGACATTGCAGCAAGAAATTATCCAAGCGTTACGTGTAAAGCCGGAAATCGATCCGCAGCAAGAGATTCGGACTTCCATTGATTTTTTAAAAGCCTATATGAAGAAGAATACATTTTTACAAGGTATGACACTAGGGATTTCAGGCGGACAAGATTCTACATTAGTCGGCAAGTTAGCTCAGATGGCCGTTAATGAGTTAAATGAAGAAGAAGGTACAGAAGTTTATCGTTTCTATGCTGTCCGGTTACCATATGGCGTTCAATTTGATGAAGAAGATTGTCAAGATGCACTACGTTTTATACGTCCTTCAGTCGTATATACAGTTGACATTAAAGATGCAGTCGATGCGAGTGAACGCACGTTAAAATTGGCGGGCGTGCAAATATCAGATTTCGATAAAGGTAATGAAAAAGCAAGAGAGCGTATGAAAGCTCAGTATTCGATCGCGGCAGTTCATCACGCAGTCGTTTTAGGATCAGATCATGCGGCAGAAGCTATCACTGGCTTCTATACGAAATTCGGTGACGGTGCAGCTGACTTGATGCCGATCTATCGACTGAATAAGCGCCAAGGAAAACAATTGCTTCATGCACTTAACTGTCCACCGCATTTGTACGAAAAAATTCCTACGGCAGATTTAGAAGGCAATAAGCCGGCGATAGCCGACGAAATTGCACTCGGTGTGACGTATGATGAGATTGACGATTACCTAGAGGGTAAGGAAGTCTCTGAAGAAGCTCAAAAGCAAATAGAAGGACATTATTTACGGTCAGCACATAAACGCCACTTACCGATCACAATATTCGATGACTTTTGGAAATAA
- a CDS encoding nicotinate phosphoribosyltransferase encodes MTSSYQDDSLALHTDLYQINMAESYWADGIHERKAVFEVYFRKIPFGNGYAVFAGLEHVLKYLQEFSFTASDLAYLREELGFADDFLDYLKDVRFTGDVFSMKEGELVFANEPIIRIESNLIEAQLIETALLNIVNYQTLISTKASRIKQVVKDDVVMEFGSRRAHEMDAAIWGARAAVIGGVESTSNVRAGKRFGIHVSGTHAHSFVQAYKDEYTAFKVYAQRHKDCVFLVDTYNTLKIGVPTAIKVAKELGDSINFIGVRLDSGDIAFLSKETRRMLDEAGFPDAKIVVSNDLDEYTILNLKAQGAQVDIWGIGTKLITAYDQPALGAVYKIVSIENSDGEMEDTIKISANVEKVTTPGRKKLYRIIDLENGKAEGDYITMHDEDPSSEERIKMFHPVHTFISKFVTNFKAINLHEHVIRKGEVIYENPPVYKIREYAHSNLDLLWEEYKRSLNPEEYPVDLSQKCWDNKRRNIEEVHEMVQNYTNR; translated from the coding sequence ATGACTTCATCATATCAAGACGACAGTTTAGCGTTACACACAGATCTATATCAAATTAACATGGCGGAATCTTACTGGGCAGACGGGATACACGAGAGGAAAGCTGTATTTGAAGTGTATTTCAGAAAAATCCCATTTGGTAATGGTTATGCAGTTTTTGCTGGACTAGAGCACGTTTTAAAGTATTTACAAGAATTTTCATTTACTGCAAGCGACTTAGCGTATTTACGTGAAGAATTAGGATTTGCTGATGATTTTCTAGATTACTTGAAAGATGTGCGCTTTACAGGAGATGTCTTTTCAATGAAGGAAGGGGAATTAGTATTTGCTAATGAACCGATCATTCGGATTGAATCGAATCTAATTGAAGCACAATTGATTGAAACAGCTTTACTTAATATCGTCAATTACCAGACATTGATCAGCACGAAAGCAAGCCGCATTAAGCAAGTAGTTAAAGACGATGTGGTCATGGAGTTCGGTAGTCGCCGCGCGCATGAAATGGATGCAGCGATATGGGGGGCACGCGCAGCAGTAATCGGTGGAGTAGAATCGACGAGTAATGTGCGCGCCGGAAAGAGATTTGGGATACATGTTTCCGGAACTCATGCTCATTCGTTTGTACAAGCGTATAAAGATGAATATACAGCGTTTAAAGTGTATGCGCAGCGCCATAAAGATTGTGTGTTTTTAGTGGATACATATAATACGTTGAAAATCGGCGTACCGACAGCGATTAAAGTTGCAAAAGAACTCGGTGACAGCATTAACTTTATCGGTGTTCGATTAGACAGCGGAGATATTGCGTTTTTATCAAAAGAAACGCGTCGTATGCTTGATGAAGCTGGATTCCCAGATGCCAAAATCGTAGTTTCAAATGATCTAGATGAGTACACGATTCTAAACCTTAAAGCTCAAGGGGCACAAGTCGATATTTGGGGAATTGGAACAAAACTCATAACTGCATACGATCAACCGGCATTAGGAGCAGTTTATAAAATTGTATCCATTGAAAATAGTGATGGTGAAATGGAAGATACGATTAAAATTTCGGCGAACGTAGAGAAAGTGACAACGCCTGGACGTAAAAAATTGTATCGCATTATTGATCTGGAAAATGGGAAAGCAGAAGGGGACTATATTACAATGCATGATGAAGATCCTTCATCAGAAGAACGCATTAAAATGTTCCATCCTGTCCACACGTTCATCTCGAAATTTGTAACGAATTTTAAAGCGATTAATTTACATGAGCATGTTATTCGCAAGGGGGAAGTGATATATGAAAATCCTCCTGTTTATAAGATTCGCGAATATGCACATAGCAATTTAGATTTGTTATGGGAAGAGTACAAGCGTTCATTAAATCCAGAAGAATATCCAGTCGATTTAAGTCAGAAATGCTGGGACAATAAGAGACGCAATATAGAAGAAGTACATGAAATGGTACAAAACTACACAAACAGATAA